The following proteins are encoded in a genomic region of Comamonas resistens:
- a CDS encoding L-threonylcarbamoyladenylate synthase, with the protein MILDGTLEASVQAAALALQQGRLLGLPTETVYGLAADSDNDAAVAQIFAAKGRPANHPLIVHVADAAAITRYAREVPVFAQQLIDAFWPGPLTLILPRLPHAAKASTGGQDSVGLRCPSHPVAHAVLQACQQLDPPVWGVSAPSANKFGRVSPTTAEHVATEFGDELLVLDGGACEVGIESTIVDCTRGVPVLLRPGAITRDDIARACGQRPLSKEELSTNTPRASGTLLAHYAPNAKVRLMDARQLQSALDILGSEGKNIAVYHRSPLKCTAKGITLRAMPQQALATARELFGTLRDFDEIGAQLIWIETPPDTADWEGVRDRLQRAAAAG; encoded by the coding sequence GTGATTCTGGATGGAACGCTGGAAGCCTCGGTGCAAGCCGCTGCGCTCGCCCTGCAGCAAGGCCGGCTGCTAGGCCTGCCCACCGAGACGGTCTACGGCCTGGCCGCAGACAGCGACAACGATGCGGCCGTAGCGCAGATCTTTGCCGCCAAGGGCCGCCCGGCCAACCATCCGCTGATCGTGCATGTGGCCGACGCCGCCGCCATCACCCGCTATGCCAGGGAAGTCCCGGTCTTTGCCCAGCAGCTGATCGATGCGTTCTGGCCGGGGCCACTTACCTTGATCCTGCCGCGCCTGCCGCATGCCGCCAAGGCATCGACGGGCGGTCAGGACAGCGTGGGCCTGCGCTGCCCGTCCCACCCCGTGGCCCATGCGGTGCTGCAGGCCTGCCAGCAGCTCGATCCGCCGGTCTGGGGCGTGTCTGCCCCCAGCGCCAACAAGTTCGGCCGCGTCAGCCCCACCACGGCCGAGCATGTGGCCACCGAGTTTGGCGACGAGTTGCTGGTGCTCGATGGCGGCGCCTGCGAAGTGGGGATTGAGTCCACCATCGTCGACTGCACGCGGGGCGTGCCCGTGCTGCTGCGCCCTGGCGCCATCACGCGCGACGATATAGCGCGCGCCTGCGGCCAGCGACCGCTCTCGAAAGAAGAGCTGTCTACCAACACCCCGCGGGCGTCTGGCACGCTTTTGGCACACTACGCGCCCAACGCCAAGGTGCGGCTCATGGATGCCAGACAGCTGCAATCGGCTCTCGATATTCTGGGCAGCGAGGGCAAGAATATTGCGGTCTATCACCGCAGCCCCTTGAAGTGCACGGCCAAGGGCATCACGCTGCGGGCCATGCCCCAGCAAGCGCTGGCTACGGCCCGCGAACTGTTCGGTACGCTGCGCGACTTCGACGAAATCGGTGCCCAGCTGATCTGGATCGAAACCCCGCCCGACACCGCCGACTGGGAAGGCGTGCGCGACCGCCTGCAGCGGGCGGCGGCGGCAGGCTGA
- a CDS encoding acyl-CoA dehydrogenase family protein, giving the protein MFSSHFNDVLVALEKTAVARDRQGGHAAAEKALLRDAGLLRLAIPREHGGDALSWPDIYRHVRALAAVDSALAHVLAFHQLQVATVLIYGSRQQQRLWLRRTIDENGWWGNALNPRDTRLQALPRSSELAGGYVLDGLKGFCSGTRGSHYLTVSACVAGHAQPVLGLLETASPGIAVKDDWNPMGQRQTDSGSVQFNRVQLPASAVMRDENAEVTAFHTLRNCLAQLVLVNLFVGVAQGARRQARDHAREHGRPWLGSAVERATDDPYLLRRMGEMQAQISGASLMADHGAELLQKAWERGPGLSAAERAEVAIAVFEAKVMAHRCTLFATQEMFDVVGSRGTHADLGFDRFWRNVRTHTLHDPLDYKLQALGRWAVHGEEPSAQHYN; this is encoded by the coding sequence ATGTTCTCCAGCCACTTCAACGATGTACTAGTCGCCCTGGAAAAAACCGCCGTCGCGCGCGACCGCCAGGGCGGTCATGCGGCAGCGGAAAAAGCCTTGCTGCGCGATGCCGGCCTGCTGCGCCTGGCAATCCCCCGCGAGCATGGTGGCGACGCGCTGAGCTGGCCCGACATATACCGCCATGTGCGCGCCCTGGCCGCCGTCGACAGCGCCCTGGCCCATGTGCTGGCGTTTCACCAGCTCCAGGTCGCCACCGTGCTGATCTATGGCTCGCGCCAGCAGCAGCGCCTCTGGCTGCGCCGCACCATCGACGAGAACGGCTGGTGGGGCAACGCGCTGAACCCGCGCGACACGCGTCTGCAGGCCCTGCCCCGCAGCTCGGAGCTGGCCGGCGGTTATGTGCTCGACGGTCTGAAAGGCTTTTGCTCGGGCACACGCGGCTCTCACTACCTGACGGTGTCGGCCTGCGTGGCCGGGCACGCGCAGCCGGTTCTGGGCCTGCTTGAAACCGCCTCGCCCGGCATTGCCGTCAAGGACGACTGGAACCCCATGGGCCAGCGTCAGACCGACAGCGGCTCGGTGCAGTTCAATCGCGTCCAGCTTCCCGCCAGCGCCGTCATGCGGGACGAGAATGCCGAAGTCACGGCCTTTCATACGCTGCGCAACTGCCTGGCGCAGCTGGTGCTGGTCAATCTGTTTGTCGGCGTGGCCCAGGGCGCACGCCGGCAGGCACGCGACCATGCGCGCGAACATGGCCGGCCCTGGCTGGGCTCGGCGGTGGAGCGCGCCACCGACGACCCCTACCTGCTGCGTCGCATGGGCGAGATGCAGGCCCAGATTTCGGGAGCTTCCCTGATGGCCGACCACGGCGCAGAGCTGCTGCAAAAAGCCTGGGAGCGCGGCCCTGGGCTGAGTGCGGCGGAACGCGCCGAGGTCGCCATCGCCGTCTTCGAAGCCAAGGTCATGGCGCATCGCTGCACCCTGTTCGCCACCCAGGAAATGTTCGATGTGGTGGGCTCGCGCGGCACCCATGCCGACCTCGGCTTCGACCGTTTCTGGCGCAATGTACGCACCCATACCCTGCACGACCCGCTGGACTACAAACTCCAGGCCCTGGGCCGCTGGGCCGTGCATGGCGAGGAGCCTTCGGCCCAGCACTACAACTGA
- a CDS encoding ABC transporter ATP-binding protein: MSTALDESGSAIKIRARDVRMDFAIADERGRKQQIAALQDFNLDIREGEFFTLLGPSGCGKSTFLNVLAGLARKSGGSISIDGQPASGINREQGVVFQGYALFPWRTVLENIEVGLEIRKIPKRERRETAEQFLHLVGLAGFGQRYPHELSGGMRQRVAIARSLAYSPSLLLMDEPFAALDAQTREILQSELLRIWEQHKTTIVFITHSLDEAIYLSDRIAVMTHRPGRIKSVLDIALPRPRPAEIRHAPAFVQLREQAWDVLRDEVAFASGHRQQPLAPLLPTAPDFSLALRGFAI, translated from the coding sequence ATGAGCACTGCCCTGGACGAGTCTGGCTCCGCCATCAAGATCCGGGCACGCGATGTGCGCATGGATTTCGCCATTGCCGACGAGCGCGGCCGCAAGCAGCAGATCGCCGCCCTGCAGGACTTCAATCTCGATATCCGTGAAGGCGAGTTCTTCACCCTCCTCGGCCCTTCAGGCTGCGGCAAGTCCACGTTTCTCAATGTGCTGGCCGGGCTGGCGCGCAAGAGCGGCGGCAGCATCAGCATCGACGGCCAGCCGGCCAGCGGCATCAACCGCGAGCAGGGCGTGGTGTTCCAGGGCTATGCGCTGTTTCCGTGGCGTACCGTGCTGGAGAACATCGAGGTCGGGCTGGAGATCCGCAAGATTCCCAAACGCGAGCGCCGGGAGACTGCCGAGCAGTTTCTGCACCTGGTGGGGCTGGCCGGCTTCGGCCAGCGCTACCCGCACGAACTCTCGGGCGGGATGCGTCAGCGCGTGGCCATCGCCCGCTCCCTGGCCTATTCGCCCAGCCTGCTGCTGATGGACGAACCGTTTGCCGCCCTGGATGCCCAGACACGCGAAATACTGCAGTCCGAGCTGCTGCGCATCTGGGAGCAGCACAAGACCACCATCGTCTTCATCACCCACAGCCTCGATGAAGCCATCTATCTGTCGGATCGCATCGCCGTCATGACGCACCGACCCGGTCGCATCAAATCCGTGCTGGACATAGCGCTGCCGCGTCCGCGCCCCGCCGAGATACGCCATGCCCCGGCCTTTGTGCAACTGCGCGAACAGGCCTGGGATGTGCTGCGCGACGAAGTCGCCTTTGCCAGCGGCCACCGCCAGCAACCGCTGGCACCACTGCTGCCCACCGCCCCTGATTTCAGCCTGGCCTTGCGAGGATTTGCCATATGA
- a CDS encoding ABC transporter substrate-binding protein — MGTRRDALGKLLSISAASLGLAACSRSDNQASSETSRTAQNGKVVPFNYPDNPSFDLIYLADRLGYFDGTSTRPNYVGKIAAPQIIPLVGTGDIHFGSRMVPLVISAIAAGADMKVIAAGSKTLQEAPHMKYFVRKDSGIRTPRDLEGKTIGFNSFGACAEFVSKTYFREHGADVNKINFLVVPDNQGEQAVIGRNVDLAIIHPPHSGGAEANPELQRLWTDYDLDRGLGGMAPYSVNGRFARENPQAVRDVVTAIAKAGNWVNAHTDEARRYTAERLGMELKHVERYAYVDDQIITEPPIQYYIDVLEREGKLQPGKVAVKDVYTNEFNPFAKGAAT, encoded by the coding sequence ATGGGAACCCGTCGCGACGCGCTTGGCAAGCTTCTGTCCATCAGTGCAGCATCCCTGGGCTTGGCGGCTTGCTCACGCTCCGACAACCAGGCCAGCAGCGAAACGAGCCGCACGGCACAGAATGGCAAGGTCGTTCCCTTCAACTACCCCGACAACCCCTCTTTCGACCTGATCTATCTGGCCGACAGACTGGGCTACTTCGACGGTACCTCGACCCGTCCCAACTACGTGGGCAAGATTGCCGCCCCCCAGATCATTCCGCTGGTCGGCACGGGCGACATCCATTTCGGCTCGCGCATGGTGCCGCTGGTGATTTCGGCCATTGCGGCCGGGGCCGACATGAAGGTGATTGCTGCCGGCAGCAAGACGCTGCAGGAGGCACCGCATATGAAGTACTTCGTGCGCAAGGATTCGGGCATCCGCACGCCCAGGGATCTGGAAGGCAAGACCATCGGCTTCAACAGCTTCGGCGCCTGCGCCGAGTTTGTCTCCAAGACCTATTTCCGCGAGCACGGCGCCGATGTCAACAAGATCAACTTCCTGGTCGTTCCCGACAACCAGGGCGAGCAGGCCGTGATCGGCCGCAATGTGGATCTGGCCATCATCCACCCACCCCATTCCGGCGGTGCCGAAGCCAACCCCGAGCTGCAGCGCCTGTGGACCGACTACGACCTGGACCGCGGCCTGGGCGGCATGGCGCCCTATAGCGTCAACGGCAGGTTTGCGCGCGAGAACCCGCAGGCCGTGCGCGATGTGGTCACGGCCATCGCCAAGGCCGGCAACTGGGTCAACGCCCACACCGACGAAGCGCGCCGCTACACGGCCGAGCGTCTCGGCATGGAGCTCAAGCATGTGGAGCGCTATGCCTATGTGGACGACCAGATCATCACCGAGCCGCCCATCCAGTACTACATCGACGTGCTGGAGCGCGAAGGCAAGCTGCAGCCGGGCAAGGTGGCGGTCAAGGATGTGTACACCAACGAGTTCAACCCCTTTGCCAAGGGAGCGGCGACATGA
- a CDS encoding ABC transporter permease has translation MSQLAASPSRRPAKPVSLLSSRQLGLRWLERSTCVLLFFAIWEFLPRAGLVNSAFLSPPSAVLAAIVQLAQTGQLDKHVAASLQRSLAGLILAVVAGVALGLLMGVVRRFEAFFDPLLQLFRQVSALALFPVFLLFFGIGEASKIAIIFWAAFWPVLLNTISGVKQVEKLLIHSALSMGASRGFIFFKVILPAAAPSIFTGIRLAGAYSITALVAAEMIGSHAGLGFLTLNSQEIFQIPSMYAGIVLLAVLGLALNYGLALLEKRLTRWRSGLEFHE, from the coding sequence ATGAGCCAACTGGCCGCATCCCCATCCCGGCGCCCCGCCAAGCCGGTGTCGCTGCTTTCCTCCCGGCAACTCGGGCTCCGATGGCTGGAGCGCTCGACCTGCGTGCTGCTGTTCTTTGCCATCTGGGAATTCCTGCCCCGTGCGGGACTGGTCAATTCGGCCTTTCTCAGCCCGCCATCCGCAGTTCTGGCGGCCATCGTCCAGCTGGCACAGACCGGCCAGCTGGACAAGCATGTGGCGGCCAGCCTGCAGCGCTCGCTGGCAGGCCTGATTCTGGCCGTCGTGGCAGGCGTGGCGCTGGGGTTGCTGATGGGCGTGGTGCGCCGCTTCGAAGCCTTTTTCGACCCCTTGCTGCAGCTGTTCCGCCAGGTCTCGGCACTGGCGCTGTTCCCGGTCTTTCTGCTGTTCTTCGGCATCGGCGAAGCCTCCAAGATCGCCATCATCTTCTGGGCGGCCTTCTGGCCGGTGCTGCTCAACACCATCAGCGGCGTCAAGCAGGTGGAAAAGCTGCTGATCCATTCGGCGCTGTCCATGGGGGCCTCGCGCGGCTTCATCTTCTTCAAGGTCATACTGCCGGCGGCGGCACCGTCCATCTTCACCGGCATCCGACTGGCGGGCGCCTATTCGATCACCGCGCTGGTCGCCGCCGAGATGATCGGCTCGCATGCAGGCCTGGGCTTTCTCACGCTGAATTCTCAGGAGATCTTCCAGATCCCCAGCATGTACGCGGGCATCGTGCTGCTGGCCGTTCTGGGCCTGGCCCTCAACTATGGGCTGGCCTTGCTCGAAAAGCGCCTGACGCGCTGGCGCAGCGGACTGGAATTTCATGAGTAG
- a CDS encoding type 2 periplasmic-binding domain-containing protein, whose translation MSSAAQSWLRLVLAGTALAAAAAGAGVLWPALPDLGGTEAAGPVLQQARRQGVLHVALRSYARPALPGEALPPEPDVYDQALADWLGRQLGTSVRITPASDADLVLEGVAPQDGPVAADRQTGGSYMPQSLQLLVLKQQAALWSRHAPGHWSSWLPHVAQKAAPRPTTCIATGQASASTLQAQGLQPLFAPSSIHAVSDFLAGKCHVLAESPEVITRLLQQDNWRFYERLGNRFRTTDQAHIRLAKADAQSTRWLQHAVQQWQRSGLQQRAQDNRVSTIALEASLLEDGAICH comes from the coding sequence ATGAGTAGCGCCGCGCAATCCTGGCTACGATTGGTCCTGGCCGGCACCGCGCTGGCAGCAGCCGCCGCCGGCGCTGGCGTGCTGTGGCCGGCACTGCCGGATCTCGGCGGCACGGAGGCGGCAGGCCCGGTGCTGCAACAGGCCCGGCGCCAGGGCGTGCTCCATGTGGCCCTGCGCAGCTATGCGCGCCCTGCCCTGCCCGGCGAAGCCTTGCCGCCAGAGCCCGATGTCTACGACCAGGCCCTCGCGGACTGGCTGGGCCGGCAACTGGGCACCAGCGTCAGAATCACCCCCGCCAGCGATGCCGACCTGGTGCTCGAAGGCGTGGCGCCGCAGGACGGCCCGGTCGCCGCCGATCGACAGACCGGCGGCAGCTATATGCCGCAAAGCCTGCAACTGCTGGTGCTCAAGCAGCAGGCCGCCCTCTGGAGCCGCCATGCCCCCGGTCACTGGAGTTCCTGGCTGCCGCATGTGGCGCAGAAGGCCGCCCCCAGACCCACGACCTGCATCGCCACGGGTCAGGCCTCTGCCAGCACCTTGCAGGCCCAGGGCCTGCAGCCTCTTTTCGCGCCCTCCAGCATTCATGCAGTCAGCGATTTCCTGGCCGGCAAATGCCATGTTTTGGCCGAATCGCCCGAGGTCATCACGCGCCTGCTGCAACAGGACAACTGGCGCTTCTACGAGCGTCTCGGCAACCGCTTTCGCACCACGGATCAGGCCCATATCCGTCTGGCCAAGGCCGATGCGCAGTCCACCCGCTGGCTGCAGCACGCCGTCCAGCAATGGCAGCGCAGCGGTCTGCAGCAACGCGCGCAGGACAACCGCGTCAGCACGATTGCTCTGGAAGCTTCCTTGCTGGAAGACGGAGCCATCTGCCACTGA